In Anabas testudineus chromosome 12, fAnaTes1.2, whole genome shotgun sequence, the genomic stretch aagaaaaacaaaagattttttaatcagatttttaaaaaacatttgtcaacaGAATTATGTGTCCAACCTTAAAATACACAAGCAGTACAGGAAAACTCATTCTCACatagtaaatgttttttattttaatatttctggtTCCACATTCAGATAGGCCTCATTTATCATGATTTTCTAAACTATAATTACTCCTCTGGTTAATAAATAACTTACTACTACTTTATAGATCAGTTAGACTATACcataaaaaaacatccagcatTATACCCTGCTCATCCTTTATGCTTTGTTTGTGCTAATTAGTGATGCAAATGTTCAAAAATCTCATGGATTATAGTTGATATTTAAGCTTTAGTAAATGATAAAATAACTCTTATCATAGAGGTAATATATTTTTTGAGCTTACTATGGACTAAGAGGCATTATATGTAATACTTAGGGATACACAAATTGTGTGGCAGGCCCTCACAGACTACAAGCCACAGCCGCAGATCTGCAACAGTATCACATCTCTACCAGATCAGCTCAGCGACGGTGGATAGCACACCTGCATGCATGACTCCACCTCCTCCCAGTGGCTAGGTAATTTGCCTGTGATTAGTCAGCATGTAGAgaactttattaaaaataaacacccgctgcaggctgcaggaatATATGGTTTATCTGGGTGTGTACTCAGAGACTGTGCAGAACTACAGTAATGTTCTCACAGATATCTTTACTTTCTTTATGATTCAAACTGTCTTTCCCCCAGAGCCTATAATCTACCACCTTaattacagtggcaaaaaaattGACTGCAGTGTGTCTGAATGAGTACCGCCCCTTCACTTGCCCACCATCTTGACATCCTTCGAGAGGTTAGTTATGCTGCAAATCAAATGGTTTCTCCATGAAACCCTAGACCAACTGCAATTTGCATATCAGGTAACTGTCTGGTGATGACACGTGCACTGTCCTCCACTCTACCCTTACTCACACACAGTAATGCTGTTCATGGACTTTAGCTCAGTATTCAATACAATCATCCCTCAACagcttgtaaaaaaaactgGCCATGCTTGGCCTCGACACCTCAGTCCACAATGATAGCAGAATACTGAAAACCTGAAAACCACCACAGTAAGCTCCGCTCCTCCACAGGGATGTGTGCTCAGTCTGCTACTCTTCCCCCTGCTAAACCATGACTGCACTGCCAGATCCAGGTCAAACCACATTGTCAAATTTGCAGATGACACAGAAAGAAGGTGGACTAACTTGCCAGTTTGTATAGGAATCACAAATGGAGACTGTGGATGACTTCAGTTGCTCAACATTGCTCCCTGATCATTAACAGGTCACTGTCTGGTATGAAATGTCCCTACAGAGGATAGTGAATACCCATCTCCCATCATCACAGAACACCACAAATCCATCTGAACCATGGCTGACCCCTCACAGCCTGCCCACAATCTTCTCATCCTTTTGCTGGAATGAAGTATGAAGGTCCACCAAGACTCCTTAACAGGTTTTCTCTTGTGCAGGGCCTCCTCCCCACTAAATGCTACCTGACTACTCTCATACAGAAGAAAGAACTCCTACAAATAAGCACATTGATCACTTTACAGAAAATTATCAAAGCATACGCAACTTAAAAGTAAATTTCTCTATACTGGACAAAGTGTAACTGTCAAAGGGCACAGTAGCATCTCTAAGATTTACATCTTGTTTTATGCAGCCTATGTGCTTAATCCCTAAAGAAAGGACATTTCAGTTCATTgtatagattttatattttattggtttgtttttgtgcataaaGTGCACTATTTAGAAAACATACTAACACTTATAGCAAGGTGGTAGTTCAAGTTGGGTCTACTTGCACACCGAGAGCTTTCTGCAGCCAGTCGGACGCTGGAGCTCGGATCACGCCCCTTCACCGTCGCCTGTGTGTCGGCTTCACACGCTGCCCCCGAGCCGGAGTAAGAGCAGCACCGGGGGATGGAGTAAAGGCAGGAAGCCAGGAAGTCAGGCATGGATCCCGCTGAAGACAAGCCAAGCAAAACAGTCGACATTTATCGCGACACATGGGTCCGCTTTTTAggtatttattgtttaattgttttcaaTGAGTTTGCGATAACAGAGAAGTAGCTAAGTTACGGAGAGAACAGTGAATGTCACCGGAGCCGTGCTAGCTAGCTAAAGGTTAGCATAGCTGGCTAACCGCTCTgttattatttactatttatagCAAACTTGGCTGACAAACGACACTTTGTTACTGTAGGGTGTACAGGACGTCAACGCCTGATAATATTCATGTTATGTTTCCAAAGCGTTTTCACGATTAGTTGTGACTTTAGTGCTGTCTCTGTAAATGTACTCGTCCATACAGTGACTCACCCATTCATAAAGTGCTGTGTGAAAACTGTGGGATCCACTTCATATCAGTACCTGTTTTCAGAGCTGGTCTGCTCTGCTGAGGCACAGGGGTCATTCCCAAAGGGAGCAGGTTACCCAACAAGCTGAGGGAGGACACAGTCTGAAGGGTATCCACACTGCAGCTGTTCCCCAGCACTGCTCCACTTTTAATCTCCTGCTCCTCCACGGATTACACTGACCATTTAATGTCACGTTGATGTGTTTATCCTCTTCATATAAAAGCATAATCTGGTGTCTTCCATCTATAATCCTGTGTGTCCAGTTAGATATATCTGCACAGAGGAGCGTGCATTACCTACCAACCCTACgttgatagtgtgtgtgtgtgtgtgtgtgtgtgtgtgtgtgtgtgtgtgtgtgtgtgtgtgtgtgtgtgtgtgtgagtaatcATTTTTTGTTCCACTGTAACTTGGATTAGAGGCTgcattaaaaagtataaaacagaTATTATATAGGATAGGATACAATTGTCTGAAGGCTTCTAACAAGTTATCTAAAAAGTATACATGTTGCACATAGTGgtgaaaagtacatttacttaagtaaatttaatgtatttcaaTGTGAATATTTCTACATTCTGCTACTTTGTACTTTGACTTTACTACATTTAAGAGgcaaacatttgtacatttgtacttttacttcactgatTATAATATTATACTATCGTATTCATTGATGTGAAGTGAGAAATTCTGCATAAACATCTTCTTTTTATGCTTTAAGTATTATTTGAGCTGATACATCTGTATCTGGTTCAGTCTCCTCACTAAATCTTGATTTGATTGTCCTAACAACAGGATGAAGACTTAGAAATATACTGCAATTGTGTGTTCATTATCAAACTCCCAACTTCACACCACTGATTCTCCTTTTGATTTCTTTAGTCAAAGATAataaagctgtgtttgtttggctgTGATATTATTACTTGTAACATAAGCACCGTTACTTAAGGTACACTTAGAAAGTTTAGTATTAAGTATAAATATCTTAATATCTTATTACTTCTTTCACCACTAGTTTCATGGAAAGGTTTGCTTTGCCTTTGGCAAGAAAGAGTTTCTCCCAGTGCTCTGTAGCGTGTCTGGGAGTGATTAGATTTTATGActgttgtaaaaaaaatggGACAGAAGTTTTGCAGCAAAGACTGGATTTACACTGAAATGCAGCTGGTTTGACCACCTGAGCAGGCAGGAAAATCCAGTGTGATGGTGCAAGAGTTTGCTTGGTGTAACCCCTTTTCAGCGGTGATCTACAGAAGGATATTTGTACGTGGTTAGATAGTCTAGGTTGCCCGATGTCCTTGTAGAAGATGTTTCTTTGAGGGGTATGGGATTACTTTGACGAGGTGTAAATCAAAGGCAGCATACGGTTGTTGAGTCATTGAAACTAGTGAATCTTTTAATAATAAACCCTTCTCTATTTGTCTTTGCCAGTCTTTGCTGTTCCTGTGTCTTCTCCCATGAGCCTCTTGTgaacacacccacacccacacacacttcaatGCGTTGCTGGgtgcatattttattattatctaaaCACCCTGCAGGAAGACGATCTTGTTATCTCTTCCTGTTATTATACTGGATTGTACCAGTGGAGCTTCTCCTCACAAATGATCCAGGTCCAGGAATTATCTTTAGAAGGTTAAACATTTTGTCAACCCTTCAGTAAATATCACCATTTAGAGACATGAGCAACAACTGTTTAGCTTTAACTCAATTTCTTGTCCTTGGTTTCACAGAATTATGAAGCAAGAATATATTGCTTATAGTACCTCCATCTGAAATGCACCTTTACTTGTTGAGTTTGatacaaacatcaacaaaactcGCATTGGGAATTATAAACACTTATGACACTGTGATTATTGTTTTGATCTGCAGACCTTAATCTCGTTATCTTTTCCTCAAATGTATAGTGATCTGAATACTCTGCTCTTTCAAGTGCTGCAtctttaggaaaaaaaaagttgagtCATATATTAACGGTCTCTGCAGAAGTATGAGTCACATCTGCTAGAAAAATCtaactagaaaataaataactgttgaGTCATTTCGACGATCTGCATACACCCTATAGTTTCATCTTTAGATGTTTATTCTTGTTTATAGATGTTgaaattatttgtatttgtgttggaaTTTTCTTGCAATGTTGGTGCAACATTTTTTTTGAGTATCAAAAATACCATTTGAATAATGCCTTATTTTGACTAACTGAATATAACAAATTTGTAATTTGGTTTAATGGGCAGTAGAACAATATCGAGACAGTTATTCACACCAGGAAGAGCAGCAGAACTATCATATCAttgtgattttagtttttttccatttgtattGTGGATGCTCAGATTATGATAGctccccttttttttcttgttgtcgAAGTATCTATTGATGCTGCTGCTAGAGATTTAAAGCATTCAGGTTTTGTTCTTTGACGCTTTAATAATCCGTTTGGTTATGGagatttattacattaaaatagaAATCTATCATCTGGTTCAGTCTCCTCACTAAATCTTGATTTGATTGTCCTAACAACAGGATGAAGACTTAGAAATATACTGCAATTGTGTGTTCATTATCAAACTCCCAACTTCACACAGCTGATTCTCCTTTTGATTTCTTTAGTCAAAGATAATAAATTGTCACcaagctgtgtttgtttggctgTGATATTATTGCTTGTAACATAAGCGCCTTCTTCGGCACAGGTTGCACAGCAAAGTGCCATGTTTGTAAAGCGGCCTTAGTTTTATCAGTGAtggacacaaacagcagcagcagcagaatttGACTCTGTCACGCCCTGATGATTCTGTCATCACTGAACCTAAGATAATGTTCCTTGTGTAACTGGATTTAATTTTACCCGTGATTTACATGTAAGGTGGCAAATGGCAGAGGTGACTTCTTAATGATTGATCAAGGACATTTAAGTCATTCACCCTTGTGGAATGGATATTAcatcattttctaaatgttgctctgtgttttaacCTGGACAGTGTCGGAGAtctatctctccatctctctctctctctctctctctctctctcgctctctctctctctctctctctctctctctctctctctctctctcatccatctatctcttgctctctctctctcatccatctatctcttgctctctctcttgctctctctctctttctctctctatctctcatTGTGAGTTATCCCACATGTGACATCACTGAAGAACTGGGCTTTTAACAGTTGGCACTAAATCCCATCATTGTCTTTTTAATTGTTGAGAACTGATGACTGTTTTTACAATCCTGACTGTTAATTGTTAGCAAAGGGGCTGTCTAAGGTTATTCTGCGTTTATAGGACACCgtgaatatttaaaatcttgtctgtatttatgtatgcCCACAGGCTATGCCAACGAGGTTGGGGAGGCGTTTCGTGCTCTGGTGCCAGTGAGTTTGGTATGGGGTAGCTATGCTGTGGCTACTGCATATGTTACTGCTGACGCTGTGGATAAAGGAAAGAAAGCAGCTGCGGTAAATTGCCACCTTTTGTATACAGTCTTTAATAATTagaatgcattttttatttcaaaatatattcatcccaatattgtaatttattagatattttaaaactttaaaactaattCAACTAGTTGAATTACCATCTGTCAAGCAATTATAGTTCATTGAGGTTATTCAAAAAGACCTGATTGAAAAATAATGCTTTAACTGTTTACCAAGGCCCATGGAGACAACCCAGGGAAGACAACACGGGTAGTAGTGGCGGTAGTGGACACATTTGTGTGGCAGGCTCTTGCCTCTGTGATGATCCCGGGCTTCACCATTAACCGTGTGTGCGCTGCTTCGCTTTACATGCTGGGCAGAACCACCAAGTGGCCTCTGCCCGTCCGTAAGTGGACCACTACAGCTATCGGCCTCTCCACAATCCCCTTCATCATTACTCCAATTGACAGGTATGTG encodes the following:
- the mtfp1 gene encoding mitochondrial fission process protein 1, translated to MDPAEDKPSKTVDIYRDTWVRFLGYANEVGEAFRALVPVSLVWGSYAVATAYVTADAVDKGKKAAAAHGDNPGKTTRVVVAVVDTFVWQALASVMIPGFTINRVCAASLYMLGRTTKWPLPVRKWTTTAIGLSTIPFIITPIDRSVDFLLDSSLRKVYDGGEKHQ